The nucleotide sequence TGGCATCGAGGAGGACGGCTACTGCATCGTCCGCGAGGTCGTGCCCGGCGGCCCCGCCTACAACAGCGGCCAGATCCACATGAACGACAAGATCGTCGCCGTGCAGCAGGAAGGCGGCGAACCCGTCGAGGTCATCGGCATGAAGCTGCGCCGGATCGTGGACATGATCCGCGGCACCAAGGGCACCAAGGTCACGCTCACCATCCTCCCGCGCACCGCCCCCGACGCCTCGCAGACCAAGCAGGTGCTCGTCACCCGCGACGTCATCAAACTCAACTCCGCCCGCGCCACCGCCTCGATCTTCGACCTGCCCGGCGAGGCGGCCGGCACCACGCTGCCGATCGGCGTCATCACCCTGAACTCCTTCTACGACGGGTCCCCCGAGGACGCCGCCCCGGAGGACGTCCGCAACACCGCCTCGCAGGACGTCGCCGAACTCATCGCCAAGCTCCAGACCGCGGGCATCCAGGCCCTCGTCATCGACCTGCGCCGCAACGGCGGCGGCCTGCTGACCGAGGCGGTGAACCTCACCGGCCTGTTCATCAAAGACGGTCCGGTGGTGCAGGAGCGCGACTTCCAAGGCCGCGTCGAGATCGGGCGCGACACTGACAGCACCGTCGCCTATGACGGCCCCCTCGCCGTGCTGACCTCGCGCTTCAGTGCGTCCGCTTCGGAGATCTTCGCCGGGGCGCTCCAGAATTATGGCCGCGCCGTGATCATCGGGGATAGCTCCACCCACGGCAAGGGCACCGTCCAGGCCCTCCTGGAGATGAAGAATTTCATGCCGCCGCTGAGCAAGGAGATCACCCACTCCGGCGCCGCCAAGCTCACCGTCCGCAAGTTCTACCTCCCCAACGGCGCGTCCACGCAGAAGAAGGGCGTCGTGCCCGACATCACCCTTCCCTCGATCGATGACTTCCTGCCCATCGGCGAGGGCACCCTGCCCCATGCCCTGGTCTGGGACGAGATCCGCCCCACCGCCTTCACCGGCAAGGCGCTCGACGAGACCTTCGTGCAGCCCCTGCTTCAGGCCAGCCGTACCCGGCAGGAATCCCTCGACGAGTTCGCCTACCTGAAGAAGAGCATCGACTGGTTCCGCGAGAAGCAGGACCAGAAGACCGTCTCCCTCAACCTCGACCAGCGCCTCGCCACCAAGGAGGCCGACGACGAGTTCAAAAAGCTCATGGACGCCGAGGTCGAGCGCCTGGCCCAGACCAATTTCGCCTCCCGCGAGATCAAGCTCGAGTCCGTTCTCAAGGCCGAGGCCGCCGGGCTCGTCCCGGAACCCACCGCCGAGGAAGGCAACACCGACGCGCCCGATGAGGACGTGCAGTCCAAGTTCGACGTCCACCTGCGCGAGACCCTGCGCGTCGTGGCCGACACCCTGCGCCTGAAGCACAGCGACCGGCTCTCGATTGAGAACCCGGCCCCGTTGGTGCTACACAAAGGCTAGCAGGAAGCGATCGCGCCCGGTCAGGTCAGGCAACGACTCGGTGCGCGCATAGCCCGCCGTCTCCGCCAGCGCGCGCAGGCGGGCGTGCTGGGCGATGCCGGTCTCACAGGCCAGCATCCCGCCCGGAGCCAGGTAGGTCCGGGCTTGGCGAATGATCACTTCCAAGTCGGCACACCCGTCGGCCGCTGCAACCAGCGCAGCATGCGGTTCGTGTTCCCTCACCTCGGGCGCAGCCTCCGCCACTTCCGCCGCCGTGAGATAAGGCGGATTGGCCACGATCAGGGCAAAGCGATCCGTGGGCGGCACGGCGGAAAACCAATCCGAAGCGACCAACGCAACGCGTCCGGCCAGGTTCAGCGCCGCGGCGTTCTCCCCCGCCAGGGCGAGCGCGTCCGCACTGGCGTCCACCGCCGTGACGAGCGCCGCCGGGTAATGGGTCGCCAGCGCCAGCGCGAGGGCCCCGGTGCCGGTGCCCAGGTCGAGGATGCGCTCCGGCGGCGCGGTCACCCGGCCGGTGATGAGTTCCACCAGATATTCGGTCTCAGGGCGCGGGATCAGGGCCCGACGGTCGACCTTCAGCTTCAAGCCGCAGAATTCCGTGTCCCCGATGATGTATTGCAACGGCTCGCGGTTGCCCCGCCGCTTCACCAGCGGACGGATCTTCTCCAACTCGGCCTCGGCCAGCGGCCGCTCAAACTGGAGGTAGAGCTGCATCCGCTTCAGCGCGAGGGCGTGACCGATCAGCAACTCGGCGTTCAACCGTGCGCTCTCCACGCCGCGTTTGTCGAAAAACTCGGTCGTGCGCTTGATGATCTCGAGGACGGTCAGCATGGCATCAATCGTCGTCGCCCGCATCACCCGCGCGTACGGGCAGCGGTCCGCCGGTGAGCAGCGCCAGCTTCTCCTCGAAGTCCGCGCGCTGTAGCGCCGCGATCACCGTGTCGAGGTTGCCCTCCATCACCGCCGGCAGGCTGTAGAGCGTGAGGCCGATGCGGTGGTCGGTGACTCGGTTCTGGGGAAAATTGTAGGTGCGGATGCGCTCGCTGCGCCCGCCCGTGCCGATCTGGCCACGACGCTGGGCCGCGTACTTTGCCTGCTCCTCGTCGACCTTCAGCTTGAGCAGCCGCGAGCGCAGCACGGCCATGGCCTGCGCCTTGTTCTTCTGCTGCGAGCGCCCGTCGGCGCAATACACCATCAGGCCCGTGGGCTTGTGCACGATGCGCACGGCCGAGTCCGTGGTGTTGACCCCCTGCCCGCCCGGTCCGCTGGCCCGCATGACGCTGATGTCGAGGTCCTGCGGGTCGATCTGGACGTCCACCTCCTCGGCCTCGGGCAGCACCGCGACCGTGATCGTGGAGGTGTGGATGCGGCCGTTGGCCTCAGTGACCGGGATGCGCTGCACGCGGTGCACACCGCTCTCGTACTTGAGCTGCTTGTAGACCTGCTCGCCCGTGATCAGGAATATGACCTCCTTGAGCCCGCCGCGGTCGGAGGCGCTCGAGCTCATCGGCTGGATTTTCCAACCGCGGCCCTCGGCGTATTTGGTGTAGAGCCGGTAGAGCTCCGCGGCGAAGAGACTCGCCTCGTCCCCGCCGGTGCCGGCGCGGATTTCCATCACCGTGTTGCGCGAGTCGGTGGGCTCCGGCGGAATCATCGCCAGCAGGATCTTCTGTTTCAGCGTCTCGCGCTGCTGGGTGAGCTCGGGCATCTCCAGCTGGGCCAGCGAGCGCAGCTCGGGATCGGCCTTGGGGTCCTTCACCAGCTTGGTGTGCTCAGCCAGGTCCCGGCCCATCCGCTCGTAGGCGGCGTGGCTCTCGGTCAGCTCGCGCAGGCCCTGTTGCTCGCGGGTGACGTCCGCCGCCTTGCGCGGGTTGGTATAAAACGACGGGTCCGCCATCTGCGCATCGAGCTCGTCGAGGCGGCGGCGAAAACTGAGAATATCGGGAAGCTGATCCATGCGAAGGGACAGGAAGGGAAATTGCGAATTGCGTCAGCCGCAGGCGGCGGCTTTATCCACGGACTGACTGCACGGCGTGCCGCCGTGCTAGTAGAAAACCTTTTTGATGGCCTCAACGCTCTTCACTCAGAACATCATCGCCTGCGTCTGGGACTTTGACAAGACTTTGATCCCGGCCTACATGCAGGCCCCGCTTTTCCGCCGTTACGGCGTCGACGAGGCCACGTTCTGGGCCGAGACCAATGCCCTGGCCGCCACCTATCGGAAGCGCGGCTACAGCATTTCCCCGGAAATCAGCTACCTCAACCACCTGCTGACCTACGTGCTCGCCGGCAAGATGGCCGGCCTGAACAACCAGGTCCTGCGTGAGTGCGGCCGCGAGATCGGCTTCTATCCCGGCCTGCCGGACTTCTTTAAATCCTCCCGCGCTTGGGTGAAGGCCAAGCCCGAATACGCCAAGCACGAGATCCAGCTCGAGCACTACGTCGTGAGCACCGGCCTCGCCGAGATGATCCGCGGCAGCGCCCTCGCCCCGGAGATCGACGCCATCTGGGCCTGCGAATTCGTCGAGAACCCGCTGCAGCCCGGTTTCCTGCAACAGAACGAGATGGCCCTGGAGGCCGCCGCCGAGATCGCGCAGATCGGCGTGATGATCGACAACACCTCCAAGACGCGCGCCATCTTCGAGATCAACAAGGGCACCAACCGCAACCCGGCGATCGACGTCAACGCCAAGGTCACACCCGAGGACCGTCGCATCCCGCTGCCGAACATGATCTACATCGCCGACGGCCCTAGCGATGTGCCGAGTTTCTCCGTGGTGAAACAAGGCGGCGGCAAGACCTACGCGGTCTACAATCCCGCCGTCCGCGCCGAGTTCGAGCAGAACGACCGCCTGCGCTCGACCGGCCGCATCGACCACTACGGACCGGCGGACTACACGGTGGGCAGCCCCACCACCCACTGGCTGCACCTGCAGATCGAGACGATTTGTGACCGGATCGTGCGCGACCGTGAGGCCGCCGTGGCCAGCCGCATCGCCAAGCCGCCGCGGCACTTGTCCTCCGCCCCGGCACCCGAGAGCGGCCCGACGGCCAAGCAGACCTCATTCCTCGAGTAAGGCCGGTGGGCGGCTACCGCCCAGGGCATGGGTGACCTGAGACAGGTTCCGAGCAAAGTGACACGGGACATACTCTGCGGCGTAACACGTAATCCACGCGGGCCGGGTCGCCTAGGCTCCATCCAAGCGGGCTGGCCTGCAGCCATAGGCTTGGCGACGGCTGAAGCCACGGCGACCTCGTCGTGGGGTTGGATGGATCCCAACTGGATCGCGTGCCCGCCAACCGGAACCACGCATCAAATAAAAAACGCCGCCCCTTGTGAGGGCGGCGTTGAAAGTGAGGGAATACGCTCAGCTCCGGCTGATGGTGCCGGGGTCGATCGGCTGCGGGGTCGTGATGATCGGAACCACGACTTCGGTGGTCGCCGGCGGGGTCTCAGACGAGGGAGGGGTATCAACCGTCACAGCGGGCGTGTTGGTGGTGGTAGTGACGGTGGACACCGCATTGGTGGCGGCGGTGGTCACGTTGTCCACGTTGATAGTCACGGGAGCGCCGAGTTGCGCCGCCTGGGTCGTGGCCTCCGCAGAGAACGCGGACGCAATCCCGGCGACGGCATCCGCACCACCGGAGACCGCGCTCGTCGTGGTCGTCGCTGTGGCAACGATCGTGCCGGCGGCAGCCGTGTTGCCCGCCTTCGCCGACGCGGCGACAGCAGCACCCACCACCTGAGCCGCGGCCGCGGTGCCGCCGGAGCCCTGGCTGAGGGTAGCGGCGGCAGAGCCAGTGGCGTTGGCCACGATCGCGGTGGCGGCCGGGCTGTCGGCCGCCGATGTGGCGATTTGGGCGACCACCGCAGAAACATTGGCGACGGCATCGGCCCCGCCCACCGAGGCCACGGAGGTGGCGAGGGCGGTGAGAGCTTCACCGAGCGCAGCACCCTCGGACGCAATCGCCTGCGCCAGAGTCTGGGAGGTCGTGCCGGCATCCGTCGTGGTGGACGTGTTGCCCGAGGTCGTGTTGCCCAGCGAGGTGCCGGTGAGGGTGAAGGACTGGACGACACCCGCGACAACCGTCACGGAGAGCGTGCCGCCGTTGTAGCTGACCGAGTAGGTCGTACCGCGGGCAGCGGCGACGCCCTTCGGTGTGCTGACCTTGTAATTGTTGATGGCTTTCTTCGTCGGATCGAGCGAGGACGCCAGATTACCCGACTTCAGGGCGATGGTGGCATTGCGCGTGCCGTTGGGGCTGACGCTCAGCTCGCTGATCGCGATGACCGTCTTGGAGCTGGCCACGGCCACGATGCCCTCGTGGGCGTTGACGATCACCTGCGAGGCGTCGCCCGTGGTGATCTCGGAACCCTGGGGCAGTTTCATGCCGACAGTGACCGCCTGGGAGCTGCCATCAGGCAGGGTGACATTGGCCGAACCGGTGACCTTGGTCACGGTGGCCTCGGTGGTCTGCGCCTGGGCAATACCCATGGTGGCGAGGCCGAGAAGTGCAGAGAGGAAGGTCAGGACAAGTTTGCGTGTGCTCATAAGTGTTAAAGGAAAAGGCCGGTCGTTTGCATCTTGTGAGGCAAACCCGGCAGGACAAGCGCAGATTCGAGGAATTCGTAAAATCGCCCGGACAGGTGGCTAACAGCGCCAAGGGCCGGTTGTTTACAGGATCCCACCCCTTCGCTGGGACTACTTTTCATGCATGACATAGACTCCGTTCCACTCCGGCGGCGGCGGGTTCAGCCGGTAATCGGCCACAATCTGCTGGAAAACGAGGGAGGGGTTGGAGGTCACTCCCGGCGACCGGCTGGGTTGGTTGGGCTCCAGCTCGGCGCTCCGACGGAAAAGTTCGGCCGCCCCAACCCAGTCCCGGCCGTGGTATTTGTCCAGACCTTGGCCGAACAGGCCGAGACAGTCCAAGGTCTGCGCCGCGACCTGCTCCTTGAGGCCCACCAGCTCGTGGATGGGCACGGCCTGCGCCCGGCCCTTCACCACGATGCGACCCAGCGGCCGGAAGATCACGCGGTCGCCCCCATGCGCCTGGCAGGCCGCCTTGGTGGCCTCGGTGCACAGGGTGTAGGCGCCCCATTTCTTCGCGCCTGACTCCATGCGGGCGGCCAGATTCACATCGTCGCTGGTCATCGTGTAATTGAAGCGCGTGCGACTGCCCATGTTGCCCACGACCGCGAGACCGGTATTCAACCCGATGCGGGTGCGCATCTGGCGAACCGACAGCGGCCAGGCCTCCCCCTGGGCCGCCCACCGTTGCCGCAGCTCATCCAGCGCGTGATGCACCCGCAACGCGGTCACGCAGGCCCGCAAGGCATGGTCCTTCACCGGCACCGGGGCGCCAAACATCGCCACGACCGCATCCCCGATATATTTGTCGAGCGTGCCCCCCTCCTCCTGCAGGATATCGGTGCACACCGTCAGATATTCATTCAGCAACTCGACCAGACGGGCGGGCGGCATCGCCTCCGAAAAGCCCGAGTAGCCTTGGATATCGCTGAAGTAAGCCGTGATCTCCTCGGTATGGCCACCGAGCTGGGGTTTCGCGCCCGATTGCACCATGCGTTCCACCAACTCCGGCGACACATAGGTGCCGAACATGCCCTTGATCTCCTGCTTCGAGCGCTGCTCCTCGATGATCCGGCGGCCGATGACCACGAATTGGAGTCCGCCGAAGCCCACCAGCGGCGCAATCAGGTCGAACCACCAGCTGGCGTACACCCACGCCCACAGCGCCAGGGCGACGTAGGCCACGGCGCCCAGCACGGCCCCACCCATCAGCACCAGCACCGAGCGATCGGCCAGCACCAGCAAGCCCAGGTAGCCCAGCAGCACGGCCAGGCCCCAAATCTGATTCTCCGGCACCTTGTGCGCGTAGTCCCCGGTCAGGATGTTGTTGATCGCATTGAGATGCACCAGCGGCAGCGGCGTGTACTCGGCCCGCGGCGAGGGCCCGGCGTCGGCATTGCCCGTTTCGAACAGGCCGACCATCACGATGGCCCCCTTCAGGTCGGGCGGGGCCGGGGCCTCGATCTGGGGATCCACGTACTTGGCCATCAGACCGAGCAGCAGGCCGCGGTAACTCAGCGCGGGGAAGACCGATTCCGCGTCCAGCGCCTCGTAGCGGTAATTGAGGAACAGGCACCCGCGTTCATCGATCGGGATGCGCAGTTCCCGATCCTTCGTCGGCACATAGATCGCCTCCCCGACCGTCACACGCACCCGGTCCGCCGGCACGTCGAAATAGTGCATGACCGTCGCCAGCGAGAGCGACGGATAGACCGCATCCCCGATCCGGACCAGCATTGGTGGCGTCCGGGGGATGCCCGAGGCGCTCACCACACGTTCCTCGCCAAATTTAGGCACGTCCACGAACCCGAAGTGACTCACCTCGCGCAGCACCGGAATCGGCAGGGCGGCAAACTGGGCCGAAACGAACCGGCTCGTGTCCCCGACCACCTGCCGGATCGGCTGGGTCGGACCGAGCCGGGTCGACTCCGTCGCTTCTGTCGGGAAATCGCTGCGCACCGCCCCGGAAATCACCGCCATCCCCCGCTCGCGGGCCGCCTGCACGCCGGCCGCCATCGCCTGGTCGCTCTCGGGATCACGCTCCGAGGTGATGAACACATCCATGGCCAGCACCTTGGCCTCGGCGACCGAGACCAGCTCGATCAATTGCCCGTGCCATTGCCGCGGCGGGGGCCAGGACACGAGATTCGCCTCGGTGTCGTCGTCGAAGAGCACCAGGTGCAGCCGCGGATCGGGCGGGGGTTGGAACGGCACCCGGTAGCGCGTCCGCCAATCCAGGGTGCGCCACTCAAACTGCCGCACCAGATCGGTCTGGTTGAGCAGCATCGCCAGGCCGTAGCAGGCCAGCGGCGCCCACCAGAGGGCGCGCAGACTTTTAAATGGGAAGCGTCGCATCAACCGGGGTCATCCTGCCCGCAGGTCCGCAGCCGAGCCAAGCGATTTCGTTCCCCTGGGCCGGAGCCAAAAAAAGCCGCCCGATCGGGGCGGCTTGGGTCCGTTGCTTCGCGCGGCGTCCGTGTCGGCCTCAGAGGCTGAAACGCGGGGTCAGGGTCGCCGCCGTCGTGAACGTAAACCGGTGTCCGGTCTCGGCCACGATCATCGGCTCGCGATCCGTGTAAACCACCGGGTCCTCCGACGGGGGCGGTACCACGAGGTCGAACTGCGGCGCCACACCCTGGGCCAGGGCAAAATTCACGACCGGGCTCTCGAGCGACAACACCGGTGGACGGGCGACCTGCCCGGGCGCGGCGGCCACGGTGGCCGGCTCCCGTTCCTTGAAGGTCTGCACGAGATTGGTCACGCGGGTGGCATAATCATAACTCACCGCCGGCACCCGGCCCTTGAGCACGTTGTCCACGCCACAATTCCACGCCATCGCGATATTGAAGGCGTTGGGATCCACGCCCGCCTGCGAGAGGGTACGCTTCAGCCACTCGTAATGCTTCACCGCCACCTCGTCCGCCGCCGCCCGCTGCGTCGCCTGGTTGAAGGGACGCTTGGTGTGCATCTTCCAGGTCCCGGTCCGGAACTGGTAGGGCCCGAGTTCACCAAACCGCCCCATCCGGGCGTGGTTGGTCGGGTTCTCCACCCAGTTGATGGCCCGCAGGGTTGCCCAGCGGTCGTCGGCCCCGGCTGTGGCGGTAAAACCAAGGATGGAGGTCA is from Lacunisphaera limnophila and encodes:
- the prmC gene encoding peptide chain release factor N(5)-glutamine methyltransferase; this encodes MLTVLEIIKRTTEFFDKRGVESARLNAELLIGHALALKRMQLYLQFERPLAEAELEKIRPLVKRRGNREPLQYIIGDTEFCGLKLKVDRRALIPRPETEYLVELITGRVTAPPERILDLGTGTGALALALATHYPAALVTAVDASADALALAGENAAALNLAGRVALVASDWFSAVPPTDRFALIVANPPYLTAAEVAEAAPEVREHEPHAALVAAADGCADLEVIIRQARTYLAPGGMLACETGIAQHARLRALAETAGYARTESLPDLTGRDRFLLAFV
- a CDS encoding FecR domain-containing protein, with protein sequence MSTRKLVLTFLSALLGLATMGIAQAQTTEATVTKVTGSANVTLPDGSSQAVTVGMKLPQGSEITTGDASQVIVNAHEGIVAVASSKTVIAISELSVSPNGTRNATIALKSGNLASSLDPTKKAINNYKVSTPKGVAAARGTTYSVSYNGGTLSVTVVAGVVQSFTLTGTSLGNTTSGNTSTTTDAGTTSQTLAQAIASEGAALGEALTALATSVASVGGADAVANVSAVVAQIATSAADSPAATAIVANATGSAAATLSQGSGGTAAAAQVVGAAVAASAKAGNTAAAGTIVATATTTTSAVSGGADAVAGIASAFSAEATTQAAQLGAPVTINVDNVTTAATNAVSTVTTTTNTPAVTVDTPPSSETPPATTEVVVPIITTPQPIDPGTISRS
- the prfA gene encoding peptide chain release factor 1, whose protein sequence is MDQLPDILSFRRRLDELDAQMADPSFYTNPRKAADVTREQQGLRELTESHAAYERMGRDLAEHTKLVKDPKADPELRSLAQLEMPELTQQRETLKQKILLAMIPPEPTDSRNTVMEIRAGTGGDEASLFAAELYRLYTKYAEGRGWKIQPMSSSASDRGGLKEVIFLITGEQVYKQLKYESGVHRVQRIPVTEANGRIHTSTITVAVLPEAEEVDVQIDPQDLDISVMRASGPGGQGVNTTDSAVRIVHKPTGLMVYCADGRSQQKNKAQAMAVLRSRLLKLKVDEEQAKYAAQRRGQIGTGGRSERIRTYNFPQNRVTDHRIGLTLYSLPAVMEGNLDTVIAALQRADFEEKLALLTGGPLPVRAGDAGDDD
- a CDS encoding CHASE2 domain-containing protein — protein: MRRFPFKSLRALWWAPLACYGLAMLLNQTDLVRQFEWRTLDWRTRYRVPFQPPPDPRLHLVLFDDDTEANLVSWPPPRQWHGQLIELVSVAEAKVLAMDVFITSERDPESDQAMAAGVQAARERGMAVISGAVRSDFPTEATESTRLGPTQPIRQVVGDTSRFVSAQFAALPIPVLREVSHFGFVDVPKFGEERVVSASGIPRTPPMLVRIGDAVYPSLSLATVMHYFDVPADRVRVTVGEAIYVPTKDRELRIPIDERGCLFLNYRYEALDAESVFPALSYRGLLLGLMAKYVDPQIEAPAPPDLKGAIVMVGLFETGNADAGPSPRAEYTPLPLVHLNAINNILTGDYAHKVPENQIWGLAVLLGYLGLLVLADRSVLVLMGGAVLGAVAYVALALWAWVYASWWFDLIAPLVGFGGLQFVVIGRRIIEEQRSKQEIKGMFGTYVSPELVERMVQSGAKPQLGGHTEEITAYFSDIQGYSGFSEAMPPARLVELLNEYLTVCTDILQEEGGTLDKYIGDAVVAMFGAPVPVKDHALRACVTALRVHHALDELRQRWAAQGEAWPLSVRQMRTRIGLNTGLAVVGNMGSRTRFNYTMTSDDVNLAARMESGAKKWGAYTLCTEATKAACQAHGGDRVIFRPLGRIVVKGRAQAVPIHELVGLKEQVAAQTLDCLGLFGQGLDKYHGRDWVGAAELFRRSAELEPNQPSRSPGVTSNPSLVFQQIVADYRLNPPPPEWNGVYVMHEK
- a CDS encoding carboxy terminal-processing peptidase; the encoded protein is MNLLPRFPLRAALFSLFLAGVLAAAPDRELKTTPLMRQETRTLIQMLEHLHYNKDGMTAADYPQIITAYMQELDPQRLFFTQADEQAFRRQFGPRLETDLAYLGNIDAGFDIYKVYEQRVKTRLTWVFEQLPLGFDFTAQESYAPDRSKSPFPADNVEAEDLWRKRIKYEMLHDLVAKKTTEEAQTTLRKRYERMLKNLGDIETSDIQEMFLTSLTRMYDPHSDYLSADTYQDFSIQMKLSLIGIGAVLGIEEDGYCIVREVVPGGPAYNSGQIHMNDKIVAVQQEGGEPVEVIGMKLRRIVDMIRGTKGTKVTLTILPRTAPDASQTKQVLVTRDVIKLNSARATASIFDLPGEAAGTTLPIGVITLNSFYDGSPEDAAPEDVRNTASQDVAELIAKLQTAGIQALVIDLRRNGGGLLTEAVNLTGLFIKDGPVVQERDFQGRVEIGRDTDSTVAYDGPLAVLTSRFSASASEIFAGALQNYGRAVIIGDSSTHGKGTVQALLEMKNFMPPLSKEITHSGAAKLTVRKFYLPNGASTQKKGVVPDITLPSIDDFLPIGEGTLPHALVWDEIRPTAFTGKALDETFVQPLLQASRTRQESLDEFAYLKKSIDWFREKQDQKTVSLNLDQRLATKEADDEFKKLMDAEVERLAQTNFASREIKLESVLKAEAAGLVPEPTAEEGNTDAPDEDVQSKFDVHLRETLRVVADTLRLKHSDRLSIENPAPLVLHKG